Part of the Kitasatospora sp. NBC_01266 genome, GTGGGCTTCCCTTGGCACCGTCGCCAGCCAGCGGGGTCGGCAGCAACACTGGTGGCGCACTGCCAATATCCGGGACGGCTACCGGGATCGGGGCATCGGGCTCTTCGGTCGGGAGAATGGTGAGAGCGATTTGGGTGCGCAGGTTGAAGCCCCGTCCGGTGGGCCGGTTGCGTCCCGGCCCGGTGGAGTCGGAGACGGTGGGGGTTACCAGCAGGCGCATCGCGAAGCAGCCCGAGGAGGAAGAGGCGGTCGCGGCGGTGTGGGGCTCCGACGTCGCTTGCTCGTAGGCAGCGCCATGCGAGGTCGTACCCGCTGACGGCCAGGTCGGCGGCGACGGTGTCGAGTCCGCGCCGGCGGAGGGCGGTGACGTTCTCCACGAAGACGTACCGGGGTGCCAGTACGCGAACGGCGTGGGCGATGGTGTGCCAGAGTCCACTGCGGGTGCCTTCCATGAGTCCGGCGCCGCGCCCGGCGTACGAGATGTCCTGACATGGGAACCCGGCCGTGAGGATCTCCACGGGCTCGACGGTGTACCAGTCGACGGCGGTGAGGTCGCCGAGGTTGGGGACGTGCGGGAAGCGGTGGGCTAGGAGCAGGCGGGCAGCGGGGTCGTTGTCGGCGCACCAGGCCAGGCGGGCAGGCAGGACGGCTTCAACCGCCAGGTCGAGGGCGGCAGTCCCGGTGCACAGGCTGCCGATCCGCAAGCCGGACCCGGTCCGGGTGAGGGCCTGCGGGCCGAGGGCTCCCGGCCCGCAGACGATGTTCGGGATCACGGAGTCGTAGCCTCCGCCCGGGCGACCGAACCGACCTGGTCGCCCGTCATCGACTTGCGCACAGAACCCGTGAGTGGGGCCCGCAGGACCAGCACGTCCTCGTGCACGATCAAGTGCATGGGGACTCCGGCGGCGCGGGCGGTGCGGACGTTCTTGAGCTGGAAGAAGGAGGGCCGGGCGGCCAGTTCGCCGTCGCGCACGCCTGCGAGCAGGGCCACGCACCGCTCGACCGGGGTGAGGCCGGCGGCCTGTCCGGCGGCGATGATCGCGGCGGGCAGGTCGACGAGTTCGCCGTGGTGGCGCCAGGGGCGGGCGGTGACCGCCACGTGCGCGCCTGAAGCCAGCAGGGGCAGGCAGTTGGCGAGGATCGTGGTGAAGGCGTCGACGAGGTCGTCGGTGGGGGCGAGGGCGAGGTTGGCCGGGTTGGTGCCGTAGCTGGCGTCGAACTTGGCGACACCGCTTCGGCCGGTGTCCCGGGTGGCGTTCACGCGGCCATGGACGGAGGCGCCGTAGGGCGGGGAGGTGAGCAGGAGCCGGACCTGACCGCGGTGTTCGGCGTCGAGGAGGCTGTGGGCGTGGCGCCCGTCACCGGTCCGGACGCTCGCTCGGCCGGTGGCACCCTGGGTGCGGGCGAGGTGAAGGTTGGCGCGGGCGACAGCCGTCCAGCGGCCCTCAAGCTCCACGCCGACCGCGTCGCGACCGAGGTGGACAGCCTCCACGAGGGTGGTGCCGATGCCGCACATCGGGTCCAGGATGAGCTGGCCCGGGTCGGTGTAGGTAGTGATGGCGTGGGCGGCGATGGCGGGGAGCATCTTGGCCGGGTGGGCGGCGGAGGCCGGGGTGTAGCGGTCGCGGCGCTGGTTGCGGGCGTCCTTCTGCGCGGTGACCCACACCGAGGTGGGCAGCGAGGCGAGGGTCACCGGGGCGGGGATGGTTCCGGGGGCTCGGCGCGGCGAGGGCTGAGCAGCGGGGGCGGGCTGGCGGTGAACGGTCATGGAGCGCTCCTCACTCGGGGGCTGGGGGTCGGGTGGGGAGGGTTCACGGCTTGATGAAGGCGAACAGGTCGTTGTGGATCACGTTGTGGCGTCCGGGCACCGGCTGGGTGTGGTGGCATACGCAGTCCTGGCGGTGCCGGACCCGCGCCGGGGTCGCGGGGATCAGGTGCCCGTCGGAGGCGGTGGCCTCGGCGGCGACGATGTGCTGCAGGTACACCAGGCCGC contains:
- a CDS encoding DNA cytosine methyltransferase, producing the protein MIPNIVCGPGALGPQALTRTGSGLRIGSLCTGTAALDLAVEAVLPARLAWCADNDPAARLLLAHRFPHVPNLGDLTAVDWYTVEPVEILTAGFPCQDISYAGRGAGLMEGTRSGLWHTIAHAVRVLAPRYVFVENVTALRRRGLDTVAADLAVSGYDLAWRCLRASDVGAPHRRDRLFLLGLLRDAPAGNPHRLRLHRAGTQPAHRTGLQPAHPNRSHHSPDRRARCPDPGSRPGYWQCATSVAADPAGWRRCQGKPTSARFQGRPHSAIRHRRHCSEELGSSESLTSIHTRWGDYEAAIRRWERILNRPAPQPTCPGRTGTPVLSPDFVEWMIGLSIGIFPHTGDLSCTFVRLAVRDTCRT
- a CDS encoding TRM11 family SAM-dependent methyltransferase is translated as MTVHRQPAPAAQPSPRRAPGTIPAPVTLASLPTSVWVTAQKDARNQRRDRYTPASAAHPAKMLPAIAAHAITTYTDPGQLILDPMCGIGTTLVEAVHLGRDAVGVELEGRWTAVARANLHLARTQGATGRASVRTGDGRHAHSLLDAEHRGQVRLLLTSPPYGASVHGRVNATRDTGRSGVAKFDASYGTNPANLALAPTDDLVDAFTTILANCLPLLASGAHVAVTARPWRHHGELVDLPAAIIAAGQAAGLTPVERCVALLAGVRDGELAARPSFFQLKNVRTARAAGVPMHLIVHEDVLVLRAPLTGSVRKSMTGDQVGSVARAEATTP